From Nicotiana tabacum cultivar K326 chromosome 22, ASM71507v2, whole genome shotgun sequence, one genomic window encodes:
- the LOC107767668 gene encoding signal peptide peptidase, whose product MKSCERLANLALAGLSLAPLVVNVDPNLNVVLTACLTVFVGCYRSVKPTPPSETMSNEHAMRFPLVGSAMLLSLFLLFKFLSKDLVNAVLTCYFFVLGIAALSATLLPAIKRFLPKKWNEDLIIWRFPIPYFNSLEVEFTRSQIVAAIPGTIFCVWYAKQKHWLANNVLGLAFCIQGIEMLSLGSFKTGAILLAGLFVYDIFWVFFTPVMVSVAKSFDAPIKLLFPTADLKRPFSMLGLGDIVIPGIFVALALRFDVSRGKEPQYFKSAFLGYAVGVVSTIVVMNWFQAAQPALLYIVPAVIGFLAVHCVWNGDVKPLLEFDESKTQSTEEVAAEESKKVE is encoded by the exons ATGAAGAGTTGCGAGCGACTAGCAAATCTTGCTTTAGCAG GTTTGAGTTTGGCACCACTGGTCGTGAATGTGGACCCAAATTTAAATGTCGTATTAACAGCTTGCCTCACTGTTTTTGTGGGTTGCTACCGTTCTGTTAAGCCAACTCCACCTTCG GAGACAATGTCTAACGAACACGCAATGAGATTCCCCTTGGTCGGAAGTGCAATGCTCTTGTCGTTGTTCTTGCTTTTTAAGTTTCTCTCAAAAGACCTGGTTAATGCTGTGTTGACGTGCTACTTTTTTGTGCTTGGCATTGCTGCTCTTTC AGCAACACTGTTACCCGCTATCAAACGATTCTTGCCGAAAAAGTGGAATGAAGATCTCATAATTTGGCGCTTCCCAATCCCATATTTCAACT CTTTGGAGGTCGAGTTCACAAGGTCCCAGATTGTTGCTGCAATTCCTGGGACTATTTTCTGTGTATGGTATGCTAAACAGAAGCATTGGCTAGCTAACAATGTATTGGGACTTGCATTTTGTATTCAG GGGATTGAAATGCTTTCGCTTGGATCATTTAAGACTGGCGCCATACTATTG GCTGGACTTTTTGTGTATGACATCTTTTGGGTCTTTTTTACCCCAGTGATGGTTAGCGTTGCTAAGTCTTTTGATGCTCCTATTAAG CTTTTGTTCCCCACAGCCGATTTAAAACGTCCGTTTTCAATGCTTGGTCTTGGAGATATTGTAATTCCCG GCATTTTTGTGGCACTGGCACTACGCTTTGATGTCTCCAGAGGGAAAGAGCCTCAATACTTTAAAAGTGCATTTTTGGGATATGCAGTTGGTGTGGTTTCAACAATTGTTGTTATGAACTGGTTTCAAGCGGCACAG CCTGCATTGTTATATATTGTACCAGCTGTAATCGGATTTTTGGCCGTGCATTGCGTTTGGAATGGGGATGTGAAGCCG TTGTTGGAGTTCGACGAGTCAAAAACACAAAGCACTGAAGAAGTCGCCGCTGAAGAGAGCAAGAAAGTAGAATGA
- the LOC107767669 gene encoding L-ascorbate oxidase-like isoform X1 has translation MSPLAIIFLLLLLTISAMAKTRQFEWRVEYMHWSPDGVEGVVMAINGKFPGPTIRARTGDTISVELTNNLLTEGLVIHWHGISQRGTPWADGTASISQCPINPGETFVYRFIVDKAGTYFYHGHYGMQRSAGLYGSLIVELAKNEKEPFHYDGEFNLLLSDWWHKSSQDQQIDISSKPFRWIGEPQSLLMNGRGQFNCSLAAQFSKSPIPQCKLRGDEQYAPHIFHVHPNKTYRLRVASSTALSSLHLAVGGHKMVVVEADGNYIQPFSVENMDIYSGESYSILFTTDQDPSNNYWISISVRGREPKTPQGLTILNYIPNFASKIPNFPPPLPPLWNDYNYSKSFSKKIFGLMGSPKPPTRHDRRLFLLNTQNRIEGYTRWAINNISLVFPTTPYLGSIKYGINNAFDTKSPPNTFSKDYDIMKPPPNPNSTYGNGVYMLKFNTTIDIILQNANILAENVSEIHPWHFHGHSFWVLGYGDGNFTTEDAETTLNLNNPPLRNTVVVFPYGWTALRFSADNPGVWAFHCHIEPHLHMGMGVVFAEGVHLVKNIPNEALTCGLTGKMFAENKHK, from the exons ATGTCTCCATTAGCCATcatcttcttgttgttgttgttaacaATTTCAGCCATGGCCAAAACAAGGCAATTTGAATGGAGAGTGGAGTACATGCATTGGTCTCCAGATGGTGTAGAGGGTGTGGTAATGGCTATTAATGGAAAGTTTCCTGGTCCAACTATTAGGGCAAGAACTGGTGATACTATTTCTGTTGAGCTTACTAACAATCTTCTTACTGAAGGACTTGTCATTCACTGGCATGGAATTTCACAG CGTGGAACACCATGGGCGGATGGAACTGCATCAATCTCCCAATGTCCCATTAACCCTGGAGAGACATTTGTTTACAGGTTTATAGTTGATAAG GCGGGGACATATTTCTACCATGGACATTATGGGATGCAAAGATCAGCAGGATTATATGGTTCACTTATAGTGGAATtagcaaaaaatgagaaagaaccCTTTCATTATGATGGAGAATTTAATTTATTACTTAGTGATTGGTGGCACAAAAGTTCCCAAGATCAACAAATTGACATCTCTTCTAAGCCTTTTCGTTGGATTGGTGAACCACAG AGTTTATTGATGAATGGAAGAGGTCAATTTAATTGTTCTCTAGCGGCGCAATTTAGCAAATCACCCATTCCTCAGTGCAAGTTAAGAGGAGATGAGCAGTACGCACCCCACATTTTTCACGTGCATCCAAACAAGACTTACAGGCTTAGAGTGGCTAGCAGCACTGCTTTGTCTTCACTCCACTTAGCCGTTGGG GGTCACAAAATGGTGGTGGTTGAAGCAGATGGAAACTACATTCAACCATTTTCTGTAGAAAATATGGACATTTATTCAG GTGAAAGCTATTCAATTCTCTTCACAACTGATCAAGATCCTTCAAACAACTACTGGATTTCAATAAGTGTAAGAGGAAGAGAACCTAAAACACCTCAAGGCCTCACTATATTGAACTACATTCCAAATTTTGcttcaaaaattccaaattttCCACCACCATTGCCACCTCTTTGGAATGATTATAACTACAGCAAATCCTTCTCTAAGAAAATCTTTGGCTTGATGGGGTCTCCCAAGCCGCCAACTCGACACGATCGTCGTCTTTTTCTCCTCAACACGCAGAACAG GATTGAAGGATACACCAGATGGGCTATCAACAACATTTCCTTAGTTTTTCCCACTACACCATATTTGGGATCAATCAAATATGGCATAAACAATGCATTTGAcacaaaatctccaccaaatACCTTTTccaaagactatgatatcatgaaaccaccACCAAACCCTAATTCTACTTATGGAAATGGTGTTTACATGTTGAAATTCAATACCACCATTGACATAATCCTTCAAAATGCCAATATCTTAGCTGAAAACGTCAGTGAAATTCACCCTTGGCATTTCCATGGACATAGTTTTTGGGTTTTAGGGTATGGAGACGGAAATTTTACAACAGAAGATGCTGAGACGACGCTCAATTTGAATAATCCCCCGTTGAGGAATACAGTTGTGGTTTTTCCCTATGGATGGACTGCACTAAGATTTTCCGCGGATAATCCTGGGGTTTGGGCTTTTCATTGTCATATTGAACCTCATTTGCATATGGGCATGGGAGTTGTCTTTGCTGAAGGTGTTCATCTTGTCAAGAATATACCTAATGAAGCTCTCACTTGTGGTTTGACAGGCAAAATGTTTGCTGAAAACAAGCATAAATAG
- the LOC107767669 gene encoding L-ascorbate oxidase-like isoform X2 has protein sequence MSPLAIIFLLLLLTISAMAKTRQFEWRVEYMHWSPDGVEGVVMAINGKFPGPTIRARTGDTISVELTNNLLTEGLVIHWHGISQRGTPWADGTASISQCPINPGETFVYRFIVDKSLLMNGRGQFNCSLAAQFSKSPIPQCKLRGDEQYAPHIFHVHPNKTYRLRVASSTALSSLHLAVGGHKMVVVEADGNYIQPFSVENMDIYSGESYSILFTTDQDPSNNYWISISVRGREPKTPQGLTILNYIPNFASKIPNFPPPLPPLWNDYNYSKSFSKKIFGLMGSPKPPTRHDRRLFLLNTQNRIEGYTRWAINNISLVFPTTPYLGSIKYGINNAFDTKSPPNTFSKDYDIMKPPPNPNSTYGNGVYMLKFNTTIDIILQNANILAENVSEIHPWHFHGHSFWVLGYGDGNFTTEDAETTLNLNNPPLRNTVVVFPYGWTALRFSADNPGVWAFHCHIEPHLHMGMGVVFAEGVHLVKNIPNEALTCGLTGKMFAENKHK, from the exons ATGTCTCCATTAGCCATcatcttcttgttgttgttgttaacaATTTCAGCCATGGCCAAAACAAGGCAATTTGAATGGAGAGTGGAGTACATGCATTGGTCTCCAGATGGTGTAGAGGGTGTGGTAATGGCTATTAATGGAAAGTTTCCTGGTCCAACTATTAGGGCAAGAACTGGTGATACTATTTCTGTTGAGCTTACTAACAATCTTCTTACTGAAGGACTTGTCATTCACTGGCATGGAATTTCACAG CGTGGAACACCATGGGCGGATGGAACTGCATCAATCTCCCAATGTCCCATTAACCCTGGAGAGACATTTGTTTACAGGTTTATAGTTGATAAG AGTTTATTGATGAATGGAAGAGGTCAATTTAATTGTTCTCTAGCGGCGCAATTTAGCAAATCACCCATTCCTCAGTGCAAGTTAAGAGGAGATGAGCAGTACGCACCCCACATTTTTCACGTGCATCCAAACAAGACTTACAGGCTTAGAGTGGCTAGCAGCACTGCTTTGTCTTCACTCCACTTAGCCGTTGGG GGTCACAAAATGGTGGTGGTTGAAGCAGATGGAAACTACATTCAACCATTTTCTGTAGAAAATATGGACATTTATTCAG GTGAAAGCTATTCAATTCTCTTCACAACTGATCAAGATCCTTCAAACAACTACTGGATTTCAATAAGTGTAAGAGGAAGAGAACCTAAAACACCTCAAGGCCTCACTATATTGAACTACATTCCAAATTTTGcttcaaaaattccaaattttCCACCACCATTGCCACCTCTTTGGAATGATTATAACTACAGCAAATCCTTCTCTAAGAAAATCTTTGGCTTGATGGGGTCTCCCAAGCCGCCAACTCGACACGATCGTCGTCTTTTTCTCCTCAACACGCAGAACAG GATTGAAGGATACACCAGATGGGCTATCAACAACATTTCCTTAGTTTTTCCCACTACACCATATTTGGGATCAATCAAATATGGCATAAACAATGCATTTGAcacaaaatctccaccaaatACCTTTTccaaagactatgatatcatgaaaccaccACCAAACCCTAATTCTACTTATGGAAATGGTGTTTACATGTTGAAATTCAATACCACCATTGACATAATCCTTCAAAATGCCAATATCTTAGCTGAAAACGTCAGTGAAATTCACCCTTGGCATTTCCATGGACATAGTTTTTGGGTTTTAGGGTATGGAGACGGAAATTTTACAACAGAAGATGCTGAGACGACGCTCAATTTGAATAATCCCCCGTTGAGGAATACAGTTGTGGTTTTTCCCTATGGATGGACTGCACTAAGATTTTCCGCGGATAATCCTGGGGTTTGGGCTTTTCATTGTCATATTGAACCTCATTTGCATATGGGCATGGGAGTTGTCTTTGCTGAAGGTGTTCATCTTGTCAAGAATATACCTAATGAAGCTCTCACTTGTGGTTTGACAGGCAAAATGTTTGCTGAAAACAAGCATAAATAG